A DNA window from Pseudomonadota bacterium contains the following coding sequences:
- a CDS encoding AzlD domain-containing protein has translation MKVLLAIVITGAGTYWMRALFILLLAKREFPAVARRVLEYVAPAVMAALVVSMLVGGEGLGQLNWPAALGMVTAVATAAITRNHVITLIGAMAVYWGLGALAA, from the coding sequence ATGAAGGTGTTGTTGGCCATCGTGATCACCGGCGCGGGCACCTACTGGATGCGCGCCCTGTTCATCCTGCTGCTCGCCAAGCGAGAGTTTCCAGCGGTAGCGCGACGCGTGCTGGAGTACGTGGCGCCCGCGGTGATGGCGGCGCTGGTGGTCTCGATGCTGGTGGGCGGCGAGGGCCTCGGTCAGCTGAACTGGCCGGCGGCCCTCGGGATGGTGACCGCCGTCGCCACCGCGGCGATCACGCGCAACCACGTGATCACCCTGATCGGCGCCATGGCGGTGTACTGGGG